The Primulina eburnea isolate SZY01 chromosome 6, ASM2296580v1, whole genome shotgun sequence genome contains a region encoding:
- the LOC140835459 gene encoding secreted RxLR effector protein 161-like, which yields MSCTRPDIAYAVSKLSRFTSNPGVEHWKAIIRLLRYLRYTRDHGLHYTRYPAVIEGYSDANWISDMKDSKSTSGFVFTLGGAAIAWKSSKQTVIARSTMEYEFIALDKCGEEAEWLRHFLEDVPGWEKPVPAICIHCDSQSAIGRAQNNMYNGKSRHVRRRHNTIRQLLSTGIISVDYVKSKDNIADPLTKGLNRELVAKMSRGMRLETIE from the coding sequence ATGAGTtgtacaagaccagacataGCCTATGCAGTAAGCAAATTGAGTAGATTCACGAGTAATCCGGGAGTTGAACACTGGAAAGCAATTATCAGATTGCTAAGATACTTAAGGTATACTCGTGATCATGGGCTGCACTATACAAGATATCCTGCTGTTATTGAAGGATACAGTGATGCTAATtggatatctgatatgaaagatTCAAAATCTACAAGTGGATTCGTATTCACTTTAGGAGGTGCAGCAATTGCGTGGAAATCTTCTAAACAAACTGTAATAGCCAGATCCACAATGGAATATGAGTTTATAGCTCTTGACAAGTGTGGTGAAGAGGCTGAATGGCTGCGTCACTTTTTAGAAGATGTTCCAGGATGGGAAAAACCTGTGCCGGCTATATGCATACATTGTGACAGccaatctgcgattggtagggcacaaaataatatgtataatgGTAAGTCTAGGCATGTACGTCGTAGACATAATACCATTAGACAACTACTCTCAACTGGAATTATCTCTGTTGACTATGTAAAGTCAAAGGATAATATAGCGGATCCGCTAACCAAAGGGTTAAACAGAGAGTTAGTTGCGAAAATGTCAAGGGGAATGAGGCTCGAGACTATAGAATAA